Proteins from one bacterium genomic window:
- a CDS encoding ABC transporter ATP-binding protein, giving the protein MKVRLRWPRFPLGELRRVYGYFGGHLREHRPALLGGAACLMGIALVEMARPWPLKLVFDHILLPQQAHVGWGGTALRDWSTTQILILASIGLLAIAVISGLLTYGQTMLLGAVGHRVVGGIRLQLFSHIQRLPQSYHDQRETGDLMMRLTGDLNLLKDLLVSIVITLGSRIVIVVGMLVAMLWMDWQLTLIALSIVPVLLAANTHFSTRIKSESRRQRRKEGMLADAVHQSFAGMTLTKVFAQEKRQEKRFSKGISSDVRAGLKIRRLEASFSRTVEIVTALGLCLVLWFGVRRVLAQELSAGDLLIFMSYIRQLYRPVRDTARLATRTSKAIVAAQRVMEVLDLKAPIEDHPGAVSAFGLQGATRFEGVTFAYSAGNPVLHNVSFAIPAGKTTAIIGPSGSGKSTIAKLLLRLYEPQTGRILIDERDYREYQLHSFRKQITSLTQDVTMFHASVRDNIAFSWPKATDDQIVAAAQSVGAHQFIMDLPNGYDTVLGEGGLTLSGGQRQRLAFARAALRDSRIMIFDEPATGLDADAERHAKQALLSLRNGRTLVIITHRLNFLELADHVIVVEDGRVTDEGDPVDLSGKPGRFQAFVQNWYDAQHPRHTSDYPAVNPV; this is encoded by the coding sequence GTGAAAGTGCGTCTCCGCTGGCCCCGATTTCCGCTCGGCGAATTGCGCCGCGTGTACGGCTATTTCGGCGGCCACCTGCGCGAGCACAGGCCGGCGTTGCTGGGAGGCGCGGCCTGTCTCATGGGTATTGCGCTGGTCGAGATGGCGCGCCCGTGGCCGCTGAAGCTCGTGTTCGACCACATCCTGTTGCCCCAGCAGGCCCACGTGGGCTGGGGCGGCACAGCCCTGCGCGATTGGTCCACGACACAGATTCTGATTCTGGCCAGCATCGGGCTCCTGGCCATCGCCGTCATCTCCGGTTTGTTGACCTACGGACAAACGATGCTGCTGGGCGCGGTCGGGCATCGCGTCGTCGGCGGCATCCGACTGCAGCTCTTCTCGCACATCCAACGGCTGCCGCAATCCTATCACGATCAACGCGAGACCGGCGATCTGATGATGCGGTTGACCGGAGACCTGAACCTGCTCAAGGATCTTCTGGTCTCGATCGTCATCACCCTGGGAAGCAGGATCGTGATTGTCGTGGGAATGCTGGTGGCGATGCTTTGGATGGATTGGCAGCTGACCCTGATCGCTCTGTCCATCGTGCCCGTCTTGCTGGCGGCCAATACGCATTTTTCGACCCGCATCAAGTCCGAATCACGGCGACAGCGGCGCAAGGAGGGCATGCTGGCGGACGCGGTGCACCAGTCATTCGCCGGAATGACGCTGACCAAAGTCTTCGCTCAGGAGAAAAGGCAGGAGAAGCGATTCAGCAAGGGCATCTCCAGCGACGTGCGGGCGGGCTTGAAGATCCGTCGACTGGAGGCCTCCTTCTCCCGCACCGTCGAGATCGTCACGGCGCTGGGCTTGTGCCTGGTGCTCTGGTTCGGGGTGCGACGTGTGCTGGCCCAGGAACTGTCCGCCGGCGACCTGCTGATCTTTATGTCCTATATCCGTCAATTATACCGGCCGGTCCGCGATACCGCGCGTCTGGCGACACGGACATCGAAGGCGATTGTCGCCGCCCAGCGCGTCATGGAAGTCCTCGATCTGAAGGCGCCGATTGAGGATCATCCCGGCGCGGTGTCGGCCTTCGGCCTCCAGGGAGCGACGCGGTTCGAAGGGGTCACGTTCGCATACAGCGCCGGCAACCCGGTCCTGCACAATGTGTCGTTTGCAATCCCCGCCGGCAAGACCACGGCCATCATCGGACCGAGCGGATCGGGCAAATCGACGATCGCCAAACTGCTGTTGCGGCTTTACGAACCGCAGACGGGCCGCATTCTCATCGACGAAAGGGACTACCGGGAGTACCAGTTGCACAGTTTCCGCAAACAGATCACCAGCTTGACTCAGGATGTGACGATGTTCCACGCCAGCGTGCGCGATAACATCGCCTTCAGTTGGCCCAAGGCAACGGATGACCAGATTGTCGCCGCGGCGCAGTCGGTCGGCGCGCATCAATTCATCATGGATCTACCGAACGGTTACGACACGGTGCTCGGCGAGGGCGGCTTGACACTCTCGGGAGGCCAGCGACAACGACTGGCGTTCGCCCGCGCCGCGCTGCGCGACTCCCGCATCATGATTTTTGATGAGCCGGCCACCGGACTCGATGCTGACGCCGAGCGTCATGCCAAGCAGGCGCTTCTCTCCCTGCGGAACGGACGCACGCTTGTGATCATCACGCACCGACTCAACTTTCTTGAGCTGGCCGATCATGTCATCGTCGTCGAGGACGGGCGCGTCACCGACGAGGGTGATCCCGTTGATCTGTCCGGCAAGCCGGGGCGTTTCCAGGCCTTCGTGCAGAACTGGTACGACGCGCAGCACCCACGGCACACGTCCGACTACCCGGCGGTGAATCCCGTATGA